One window of the Synechococcus sp. CC9311 genome contains the following:
- the psbA gene encoding photosystem II q(b) protein — MTTTIQQRSGANGWQQFCDWVTSTNNRLYVGWFGVLMIPTLLAATTCFIVAFIAAPPVDIDGIREPVAGSLMYGNNIISGAVVPSSNAIGLHFYPIWEAASLDEWLYNGGPFQLVVFHFLIGIYAYMGREWELSYRLGMRPWICVAYSAPVAAASAVFLVYPFGQGSFSDAMPLGISGTFNYMLVFQAEHNILMHPFHMLGVAGVFGGSLFSAMHGSLVTSSLVRETTETESQNYGYKFGQEEETYNIVAAHGYFGRLIFQYASFNNSRSLHFFLAAWPVVGIWFTALGVSTMAFNLNGFNFNQSILDGQGRVLNTWADVLNRAGLGMEVMHERNAHNFPLDLAAAESTPVALQAPAIG, encoded by the coding sequence ATGACTACCACCATCCAGCAGCGCTCCGGCGCTAACGGTTGGCAGCAGTTCTGTGATTGGGTCACCTCCACGAACAACCGTCTGTATGTCGGTTGGTTCGGTGTGTTGATGATCCCCACACTGCTTGCCGCTACCACCTGCTTCATCGTCGCTTTCATCGCCGCACCTCCGGTTGATATCGACGGCATCCGCGAGCCTGTTGCAGGTTCACTGATGTATGGCAACAACATCATTTCTGGTGCTGTTGTTCCTTCCAGCAACGCCATCGGCTTGCACTTCTACCCAATCTGGGAAGCTGCCTCACTCGACGAGTGGCTCTACAACGGCGGTCCTTTCCAACTGGTTGTGTTCCACTTCCTGATCGGCATCTACGCCTATATGGGACGTGAGTGGGAACTTTCCTACCGCTTGGGCATGCGCCCTTGGATCTGTGTTGCATACAGCGCACCTGTTGCTGCTGCATCTGCAGTGTTCCTGGTTTACCCCTTCGGTCAGGGTTCGTTCTCTGACGCCATGCCTTTGGGCATCTCTGGAACCTTCAACTACATGTTGGTGTTCCAGGCTGAGCACAACATCTTGATGCACCCCTTCCACATGCTGGGAGTTGCTGGTGTGTTCGGTGGTTCACTGTTCTCCGCCATGCACGGTTCATTGGTGACCTCCTCCTTGGTTCGTGAAACAACCGAGACCGAGTCCCAGAACTATGGCTACAAGTTCGGCCAAGAAGAAGAGACGTACAACATCGTGGCTGCTCACGGCTACTTCGGTCGCCTGATCTTCCAATACGCCTCCTTCAACAACAGCCGTAGCCTTCACTTCTTCCTTGCAGCCTGGCCTGTTGTCGGCATCTGGTTCACCGCCCTTGGCGTGTCAACCATGGCCTTCAACCTGAACGGCTTCAACTTCAACCAGTCCATCCTTGATGGTCAGGGCCGTGTCCTGAACACCTGGGCCGACGTGTTGAACCGTGCCGGTCTCGGCATGGAAGTGATGCACGAGCGCAACGCTCATAACTTCCCTCTCGACCTGGCAGCTGCTGAGTCCACACCTGTGGCTCTTCAGGCACCTGCAATCGGTTGA